One genomic segment of Lewinellaceae bacterium includes these proteins:
- a CDS encoding exo-alpha-sialidase: protein MIRTYFIKAFFELVIIVLVTGCGHPLPVDTTYSSHRDHTPILKYKDHNPILQVRVVHSGNEPVELSEITITMGGNATSDDIAGIQAWYMGQSDRWALTDDPVGFGTVLSFKPTLTFTGQQKLLADTSYFLITCDLTGNADLLHGLSVQCPGIKVNQHQISSNTSDSTLFIQRFGVSVRKHLDDHVDTYRIPGLVTTKAGSLLAIYDVRREKSRDLQGDIDIGVSRSTDRGNTWEPMRIALDRGTWGGLPEKFNGISDASILVDDKTGTIYIAGLWMYGVLDANGHWIKGLTEDSAAWAHQWRGRASQPGFDVKETAQFLLTHSDDDGQTWSEPVNLTRMCKKQEWWLWAPAPGHGITLADGTLVFPTQGRDNHGEPFSNITYSQDHGRTWKTSNPAYSNTTENMAVQLSDGSIMLNMRFNPNRGNLGDDNGRVISITKDLGNTWTEHPTSRHALIEPTCMASIHKHPYRLEGKTGEILFFSNPNSKQSRTHMTLKASLDDGNTWPEKYWLLLDSNKGRGYSCITSIDENTIGILYEGSQADMTFEQIPVNELIHGDNTGQPN, encoded by the coding sequence ATGATTCGAACGTATTTCATAAAAGCATTTTTTGAACTGGTGATCATCGTATTGGTCACAGGATGTGGTCATCCGTTACCTGTGGACACGACCTATTCAAGCCACCGGGATCATACACCAATTTTGAAATATAAAGACCATAATCCTATTCTGCAGGTCCGGGTGGTCCATTCTGGAAATGAGCCGGTCGAGCTTTCGGAGATTACTATAACGATGGGTGGAAATGCAACATCAGATGATATAGCCGGCATTCAAGCCTGGTATATGGGACAGTCAGACCGGTGGGCCCTGACCGATGATCCGGTTGGATTCGGAACTGTCCTGTCATTCAAACCCACCCTGACCTTTACCGGCCAGCAAAAGCTTTTAGCGGATACCAGTTACTTTTTGATCACCTGTGATTTAACGGGCAATGCGGACTTATTGCACGGACTTTCGGTGCAATGTCCCGGGATTAAGGTCAATCAGCATCAGATATCATCCAATACGTCCGACAGTACTCTTTTTATACAGCGTTTCGGGGTAAGCGTCAGAAAACACCTGGATGATCATGTAGACACGTATCGAATCCCCGGTTTGGTTACGACGAAAGCAGGAAGTTTACTTGCCATTTACGATGTACGCCGTGAAAAGAGCAGGGACCTGCAAGGAGATATTGATATCGGTGTGAGTCGGAGTACCGATCGGGGAAATACGTGGGAACCCATGCGCATTGCTCTGGACCGGGGAACATGGGGAGGCCTGCCGGAAAAATTCAATGGCATAAGCGATGCCTCCATCCTGGTCGATGATAAAACGGGAACCATCTATATTGCCGGACTGTGGATGTATGGCGTGCTTGATGCCAATGGACACTGGATCAAAGGCTTAACCGAGGATTCTGCAGCCTGGGCGCATCAGTGGAGAGGTCGGGCGTCGCAACCTGGATTTGATGTGAAAGAAACAGCACAATTTCTGCTGACGCATTCCGATGATGACGGCCAGACCTGGAGTGAACCAGTGAACCTCACCAGGATGTGCAAAAAGCAGGAATGGTGGCTATGGGCACCGGCACCTGGTCACGGCATTACGCTTGCCGACGGCACCCTGGTTTTTCCTACCCAGGGACGGGATAATCATGGAGAACCGTTTTCGAACATAACGTATAGCCAGGATCACGGAAGGACCTGGAAGACGAGTAACCCAGCATATTCCAACACCACTGAAAATATGGCAGTCCAGCTGAGTGACGGTTCGATCATGTTGAATATGCGCTTTAATCCTAACCGTGGCAATCTCGGCGATGATAATGGCAGGGTGATCTCCATAACCAAAGACCTGGGCAATACCTGGACAGAACATCCGACCTCAAGGCATGCATTGATTGAACCCACCTGTATGGCTTCGATCCACAAACACCCTTACCGGTTGGAGGGTAAGACCGGGGAAATTTTGTTTTTTTCAAATCCAAATTCAAAACAAAGCAGGACACATATGACGCTGAAAGCGAGCCTGGATGATGGCAATACCTGGCCAGAAAAATATTGGCTTTTGCTGGATTCAAACAAAGGCCGCGGTTATTCCTGTATTACTTCTATCGATGAGAATACGATTGGTATTTTATACGAAGGAAGCCAGGCCGATATGACCTTCGAACAGATACCTGTCAATGAGTTAATCCATGGAGACAATACCGGTCAACCGAATTAA
- a CDS encoding sulfatase-like hydrolase/transferase: protein MNKLFLVLIASVLLVPLVHAQDTGKKEKKQSSWNAPFIKVDGDAPNILWICTDQQRWNTIGALGNPFVKTPNIDRLVHEGVSFDYSFCQAPFCTASRASFLTGMYPSRVHATKNGAAEWPEAAPLVTETLKDAGYECGLAGKLHLSTAMAHRPEKRPLDDGYQVFYYSHSPYQGGSTNDYLTYYRDRGVDVLALKQELGYVPTQYHQTTWCTDRAIDFIKEKREWPWLFSLNIYDPHGPFDPPQEYLDRYKVDDIAGPLFQPSDLEEKSVFNNVMFQSKPKQYPDHENKMRLAQYWAQIDLIDENIGRILKVLEETGQLENTLIVFTSDHGDMAGDHGLVAKGCRFYEGLVRVPLIFWYPVKFKQNLRSEALVELMDIVPTLLELTGLPVDKQIQGTSLLPILEGQANADEHKSFVRSEFYDDGQAQAGQIGFATMYRTKDFKLITYHGHPMGELFDLRKDPDEFHNLWNDPNYQDIKFKLLKDSFDATVLSMDTGPEKIGRY, encoded by the coding sequence ATGAATAAGCTATTTCTTGTATTGATTGCCTCGGTCTTGCTGGTTCCTCTGGTCCATGCGCAGGATACTGGCAAAAAAGAGAAAAAGCAGTCAAGCTGGAATGCACCATTTATTAAAGTGGATGGGGACGCGCCTAATATTTTATGGATTTGCACCGATCAGCAACGCTGGAATACCATTGGGGCCCTCGGGAATCCATTTGTAAAAACACCGAATATCGACAGGCTGGTTCATGAGGGCGTAAGCTTTGATTACAGTTTTTGCCAGGCGCCATTTTGTACGGCGAGCCGGGCAAGCTTTCTGACCGGTATGTATCCTTCCCGGGTTCATGCTACGAAAAATGGCGCTGCGGAATGGCCTGAAGCTGCTCCCCTGGTGACAGAAACACTGAAAGACGCCGGATACGAATGTGGATTGGCCGGGAAACTCCATCTCTCCACCGCGATGGCGCACCGGCCTGAAAAAAGACCCTTGGATGACGGGTACCAGGTATTTTACTACAGTCACAGCCCTTACCAGGGCGGTTCCACAAATGATTACCTTACCTACTACCGGGATCGTGGGGTCGATGTACTTGCATTGAAACAAGAATTGGGATACGTACCTACCCAATACCACCAAACTACCTGGTGTACTGACCGGGCTATTGATTTCATTAAGGAAAAGCGCGAATGGCCCTGGCTGTTCAGCCTGAATATTTACGATCCCCACGGACCTTTTGATCCACCCCAGGAATACCTGGACCGGTATAAGGTCGATGACATAGCCGGGCCACTTTTTCAGCCTTCGGACCTGGAAGAAAAAAGTGTGTTTAATAATGTCATGTTCCAATCGAAACCAAAGCAATATCCGGATCATGAAAATAAAATGCGCCTCGCTCAATACTGGGCGCAAATAGATTTGATTGATGAAAACATCGGAAGGATCCTGAAAGTCCTGGAAGAAACCGGCCAGTTGGAAAACACCCTCATCGTATTTACCTCTGACCATGGGGACATGGCGGGTGATCACGGACTGGTGGCTAAGGGCTGCCGGTTTTACGAAGGCCTTGTCCGGGTACCACTGATCTTTTGGTATCCCGTAAAATTCAAACAAAATCTTCGCAGTGAAGCACTGGTAGAATTGATGGACATCGTCCCGACGCTACTTGAATTGACGGGGCTACCAGTGGATAAACAAATCCAGGGGACGAGCTTGCTACCAATACTTGAAGGCCAGGCAAATGCAGATGAGCATAAGTCTTTTGTACGTAGTGAATTCTACGATGACGGACAAGCGCAAGCCGGCCAGATAGGATTCGCTACCATGTACCGTACCAAAGATTTCAAGCTGATCACTTATCACGGCCATCCCATGGGCGAACTATTTGACCTGAGGAAAGACCCGGATGAATTCCATAATTTATGGAATGACCCCAACTATCAGGACATTAAGTTTAAGTTATTGAAGGACAGTTTTGATGCCACGGTATTATCCATGGACACCGGTCCGGAAAAAATCGGGAGATACTGA
- a CDS encoding sulfatase, with protein sequence MIPNWYLFLALFFIMKSSYAPQEVKVHPNILFIVSEDNGPEMSCYGAPVNTPNLDQLADKGTLFELAFVPQAGCSQSRASFLTGLYPHQHGQIGLATWEYQMYFADIPNVVTSLKEAGYATGIIGKLHVNPESAFPFDWAPQSKELTGSNFGRKHLDQYAVQAEQFMMASDKPFYLQVNYPDAHAPFTPQVDGVPAVPLVGDEVQALPYMEVTDSLLKQKTADYYNCMMRLDKYVGDLLESLRRTGKAENTLIVYIGDHGADLLRGKRTSLEGGLRIPMLIYDPSHPARLRTKAMVSTIDLYPTFLETAGLSIPGYLPGRSLIPYIRGKKARDRKYLFAEYHTHSNHNPYPQRSVRDERYKLIHNLVTGIENPGYAFTLDHTVEITEEELKRIASPVVYEAYQRMKYPPEYELYDLEKDPNELVNLANDAAYQKILKRLQTVLLDWQKKTQDPMIDPEVARKVFEAIMETGVDQKPRRIVPYLELMTPKKPVWK encoded by the coding sequence ATGATTCCAAATTGGTACTTGTTTCTCGCGTTGTTTTTCATCATGAAATCGTCTTATGCACCACAAGAGGTGAAAGTGCATCCAAATATCCTTTTCATTGTTTCGGAAGACAACGGGCCTGAGATGAGTTGTTATGGTGCGCCGGTTAACACACCCAACCTCGATCAACTGGCAGATAAAGGAACCCTCTTTGAACTGGCGTTTGTTCCTCAGGCCGGCTGTTCGCAGTCGAGAGCATCTTTTCTTACCGGGTTATACCCGCACCAGCATGGACAAATCGGGTTGGCGACCTGGGAATACCAGATGTACTTTGCCGATATACCCAATGTCGTGACCAGCCTGAAAGAGGCCGGCTATGCCACGGGAATCATCGGTAAACTGCATGTAAACCCGGAATCTGCATTTCCATTCGATTGGGCGCCGCAGTCCAAAGAACTAACCGGAAGTAATTTCGGGCGTAAACATCTGGACCAGTATGCCGTACAGGCAGAACAGTTTATGATGGCAAGTGATAAACCATTCTACCTGCAAGTCAACTATCCGGATGCCCATGCACCGTTTACACCGCAGGTTGACGGTGTTCCCGCAGTTCCGTTGGTCGGAGACGAAGTTCAGGCGCTTCCCTACATGGAGGTGACGGATTCACTGCTTAAACAAAAGACTGCCGATTATTACAATTGTATGATGCGGCTGGATAAATATGTGGGAGATCTCTTAGAGTCATTAAGACGTACCGGTAAAGCAGAGAATACATTGATTGTTTATATCGGCGACCATGGAGCAGACTTGCTGCGCGGAAAAAGGACCAGTCTGGAAGGAGGCTTGCGGATCCCGATGCTGATCTACGACCCGAGTCATCCGGCCCGGTTAAGAACCAAAGCGATGGTGAGTACCATCGACTTATACCCAACTTTTTTGGAAACGGCCGGATTGTCCATCCCCGGATATTTGCCAGGAAGATCATTGATCCCCTACATCCGGGGAAAAAAAGCCCGGGATCGTAAATACCTGTTTGCAGAATACCACACCCATTCCAATCACAACCCCTATCCCCAGCGGTCGGTCAGGGACGAACGCTATAAACTTATCCATAACCTGGTCACCGGTATTGAAAATCCGGGATATGCCTTTACCCTCGATCACACGGTGGAAATTACGGAAGAGGAGCTGAAGCGTATAGCTTCCCCAGTCGTTTATGAGGCATACCAGCGGATGAAGTATCCACCGGAATATGAATTGTATGATCTGGAGAAAGACCCCAATGAATTGGTTAACCTGGCCAATGATGCCGCATACCAGAAAATACTGAAAAGGCTTCAGACTGTATTGCTCGACTGGCAAAAGAAAACGCAGGATCCCATGATTGATCCGGAAGTGGCACGGAAAGTCTTTGAGGCGATCATGGAAACCGGGGTGGATCAGAAACCGAGAAGGATCGTGCCTTATCTTGAACTTATGACACCGAAAAAGCCTGTGTGGAAATAA
- a CDS encoding sulfatase has product MQILFYFFLLIGRLVIPDSVPDRPNVLFIAVDDLRPDLGCYDNHRVISPNIDALAKEGIRYERAYCQQATCAPSRTSLLTGLHPDEAGVTDHVTHFRTLHPDIVTLPQLFTQAGYSTCGIGKIFHFAEGYQDAESWSEPAQFETTSKVNTYVQPGNQTKGKGVSFEITDAPDTAFTDGKIATEVINKLHHYQKEGQSFFLAAGFLKPHLPYSMPQKYWDSYAEGDFSLPEKDQLRPEGAPDIAFHHWQELRGYKDVPNQGPVRSSLMDSLRRAYYACITFVDEQIGKILDELKATGLDKNTIVVLWGDHGYHLGEQNLWHKHTNFELDTHVPLIFKVPGMAAKSISDVVELLDIYPTLAELAGLKLANPVSGISLVDQMKKSRKQNTHFAFSQYFRPYGAISGKVRPTHMGYTVRSGEFRYTGWFGTDADIPQFEELYDLRQEAFERKNVTGENQYKAILEDLRRRVVNYKNKRYAQAYAIGG; this is encoded by the coding sequence ATGCAGATCTTATTCTATTTTTTCTTGCTAATCGGACGATTGGTTATTCCGGATTCTGTCCCGGACAGGCCCAATGTGCTCTTCATAGCAGTCGATGATCTGCGTCCTGACCTGGGATGTTATGACAACCACCGGGTTATTTCACCAAACATTGACGCATTGGCTAAAGAAGGAATCCGGTATGAACGGGCCTATTGTCAGCAGGCAACGTGTGCACCTTCCAGAACTTCATTACTTACCGGCCTGCATCCGGACGAAGCAGGTGTTACGGATCATGTCACTCACTTCAGAACCTTGCACCCGGATATTGTCACCCTTCCCCAACTCTTTACGCAGGCAGGCTATTCCACCTGCGGCATCGGGAAAATATTTCATTTCGCGGAGGGCTACCAGGATGCCGAATCCTGGAGTGAGCCGGCCCAGTTTGAAACGACATCCAAAGTAAACACGTATGTACAGCCGGGAAACCAAACCAAAGGCAAAGGAGTTTCGTTTGAAATCACGGATGCACCGGATACGGCCTTCACGGATGGGAAAATAGCCACGGAGGTCATCAATAAATTGCACCATTACCAGAAAGAGGGTCAGTCTTTTTTTCTGGCAGCAGGTTTTCTGAAGCCGCACCTTCCCTACTCGATGCCTCAAAAGTATTGGGATAGCTATGCTGAAGGTGACTTTTCATTACCGGAAAAGGATCAGTTGCGACCGGAGGGTGCGCCGGACATAGCCTTCCACCACTGGCAGGAACTACGGGGATATAAAGATGTGCCAAACCAGGGTCCGGTCAGATCATCACTCATGGATTCCCTGCGGAGAGCATATTATGCATGCATCACGTTTGTGGATGAGCAGATTGGTAAAATACTGGATGAGCTGAAAGCCACCGGCCTGGATAAGAATACCATTGTGGTGTTGTGGGGAGATCATGGTTATCATCTCGGGGAGCAGAACCTGTGGCATAAACATACCAATTTTGAACTGGACACACATGTTCCATTGATCTTTAAAGTGCCCGGAATGGCTGCTAAAAGCATAAGTGATGTGGTTGAACTGCTGGACATATATCCTACACTGGCAGAACTGGCGGGACTTAAACTTGCTAACCCGGTGTCAGGAATTTCATTGGTAGACCAGATGAAAAAATCCAGGAAGCAAAATACCCATTTTGCTTTTTCTCAATATTTCCGGCCTTATGGTGCCATTTCCGGCAAGGTCAGGCCAACCCATATGGGATACACGGTCCGGTCTGGTGAATTTCGGTACACCGGATGGTTCGGGACGGATGCAGATATTCCTCAGTTTGAGGAATTGTACGATCTGCGGCAGGAAGCTTTCGAGCGAAAGAATGTAACCGGTGAAAATCAATACAAAGCGATCCTGGAAGATCTGAGGAGGCGGGTCGTGAACTATAAAAATAAAAGATATGCGCAGGCTTATGCTATTGGAGGGTGA
- a CDS encoding sulfatase: MRFTGCILLMLNLFACTEQKPEQRPPNILFIAIDDLRPVLGCYGNKTMISPVMDSLARAGVLFENAYCQEAVCNPSRASLMTGRRPDNIGVWTLKTHFREKNPDVVTLPQFFKDHGYSSREVGKIYHDGAYFKDPASWSGESYYNVTKNDAGHKYNLEENLIPPRSKAAATEEAAVADSAYIDGKVADAAIRLLHELKDTSFFLAVGFRRPHLPFSAPKKYWDYYQRSDFAEELTHLNAPDGTPELAMTNSNELRGYEDIVPEGPIDGEKQLELLHGYYASTGYVDAQIGKLMETLRQLDIASNTIVVLWSDHGYHLGDFGLWCKSTNFEAATRVALLFSGGPVAQNRKENDIVELLDVYPTLVDLAGFPVPDYVQGNSIKPLLFGQEMNKDPVALSQFVRPYAAINQQDPQIMGYSIRTPEYRFTEWRKFPGMEVIDRELYDLHENRVEAVNLAQRKEFKQLMDSLAVKIDQIRN; this comes from the coding sequence ATGAGGTTTACAGGATGTATTTTATTAATGCTGAATCTATTTGCTTGTACAGAGCAAAAACCAGAGCAGAGGCCTCCCAATATTCTGTTTATTGCAATTGATGACCTCCGTCCTGTTTTAGGATGTTATGGAAACAAGACCATGATCTCTCCGGTCATGGATTCACTGGCCAGGGCCGGGGTGCTTTTTGAAAATGCCTACTGTCAGGAAGCAGTCTGCAATCCGTCCCGGGCATCACTCATGACTGGCCGGAGACCGGATAACATTGGTGTTTGGACATTAAAGACGCACTTCAGGGAAAAGAATCCGGATGTGGTCACACTGCCTCAATTTTTTAAAGATCACGGGTACAGTTCCCGGGAAGTTGGCAAAATATATCATGACGGCGCCTATTTCAAAGACCCGGCATCCTGGTCTGGCGAATCCTATTACAATGTGACAAAGAACGATGCCGGGCACAAATACAATCTGGAGGAAAATCTGATCCCTCCCCGGAGTAAGGCTGCTGCTACTGAGGAGGCAGCGGTTGCAGACAGTGCTTACATTGACGGCAAGGTGGCAGATGCAGCAATCCGGTTATTGCATGAATTGAAAGACACTTCGTTTTTCCTGGCAGTGGGGTTCAGGCGTCCCCATTTGCCTTTTTCAGCACCTAAGAAATATTGGGATTATTACCAGCGATCTGATTTTGCGGAAGAACTGACCCATCTCAATGCACCGGACGGGACGCCGGAACTCGCAATGACCAATTCAAACGAATTGCGAGGCTATGAGGATATTGTTCCCGAGGGACCAATTGATGGGGAAAAGCAATTGGAACTGCTCCATGGATATTATGCAAGTACCGGCTATGTGGATGCTCAGATCGGCAAATTGATGGAGACACTCCGGCAGCTGGACATTGCTTCGAACACCATCGTAGTCCTCTGGTCTGACCATGGATACCATCTGGGGGATTTCGGACTTTGGTGCAAGTCTACCAATTTTGAAGCAGCTACGCGCGTTGCGCTACTCTTCTCGGGAGGGCCTGTTGCCCAAAACAGAAAAGAAAATGATATTGTTGAGCTGCTCGATGTCTATCCGACCCTGGTCGATCTCGCCGGTTTTCCGGTACCTGATTATGTGCAGGGTAACAGCATCAAACCATTGTTATTTGGTCAGGAGATGAACAAAGACCCGGTGGCCCTCAGTCAATTTGTACGTCCGTATGCTGCCATCAATCAACAGGATCCTCAGATCATGGGTTATTCAATACGCACGCCGGAATACCGGTTCACCGAATGGAGGAAATTCCCCGGGATGGAAGTGATTGACCGGGAGTTGTATGATTTACACGAAAACCGGGTCGAAGCCGTAAATCTGGCGCAGAGAAAGGAATTTAAGCAGCTGATGGACAGTCTCGCGGTTAAAATTGACCAGATCCGAAACTAG
- a CDS encoding sodium/solute symporter (Members of the Solute:Sodium Symporter (SSS), TC 2.A.21 as described in tcdb.org, catalyze solute:Na+ symport. Known solutes for members of the family include sugars, amino acids, nucleosides, inositols, vitamins, urea or anions, depending on the system.), which produces MKRLVIRNMIYVILGLFMVAVSHAQEPFQFEFLPDLPPNKGLQTQPGLAGPYIGVTEGALVLAGGANFPEGMPWEGGIKQYYDGIFYLTKREDGTIEWKLSASVLPQPLAYGGCVPVPGGLFVFGGKNISGTTDQSWLVNLDPVTGSCQIDEGEPLPMALSDFAFTVVGDYVYVAGGGDQAGVSTNTFWRYPVSGANALKGGWQQLEDLPGPPRSFALAASQSDGNHNCFYLFSGRTITQDGSITLLQDGYVYDPELGRWSRLNQNVAFTVMAGTAFPLGAASIVFPSGADGELMSRELALRDTLQLAQSAGDSSEMKRLDRALTGHITGHPGFKTKIRIFNTITQEMEIRGDLPTTGQVTTTVVSWDGGFILPSGEIRPGVRTPKVLKIIPENHKKTLGVWDILVIIIYFALLGFMGYFFSNRQKDVNDYFKGGNRVPWWAAGLSIFGTALSAITFMAIPAKTYATDWSYFMMNMTIFLVAPIIIILFIPFYRNLNITTAYEYLEKRFNLTVRLLGSSSFILYQVGRMGVVLFLPSLALNVVTNIDIITCIVLMGVISLIYTMMGGIEAVIWTDVVQVVVLMGGAILCLGLILSQLDGGIGEAIQVAVSNHKFNVINLDFSLKQPTVWVMLIGGVFANLTTYGTDQTLVQRYLTTSSRQMANRSVWTNAILTIPATVIFFFLGTAMYVFFKRFPEELNPSLANNDALLPWYISSQLPTGIYGLLIAGIFAAAMSSLSSSINSAAAAYVTDFHLRFNWTPMASHLYVARITSVVFGAAGIFFAILMSSWDIKSLWDEFQKVLGLIIGGVGGVFLLGILTRRATSVGAMIGIIGSIGIQTLVAYYQPVHLLLYSMTGVVSCFIIGWFFSLFLGEPLTATDLTYKDLRANNKQIRP; this is translated from the coding sequence ATGAAGCGTCTTGTCATCCGGAATATGATCTATGTGATATTGGGGTTGTTTATGGTCGCTGTGAGTCATGCACAGGAGCCTTTTCAATTTGAATTCCTTCCCGATTTGCCGCCAAATAAGGGGCTTCAAACCCAGCCTGGATTGGCTGGACCCTACATAGGAGTCACTGAAGGTGCCCTGGTGCTTGCAGGAGGAGCCAACTTCCCGGAGGGGATGCCCTGGGAGGGTGGAATAAAACAGTATTACGACGGTATTTTCTATCTGACCAAAAGGGAGGATGGAACAATAGAGTGGAAATTATCAGCATCGGTATTGCCACAACCGCTGGCTTATGGAGGATGCGTACCGGTACCCGGTGGGTTGTTCGTTTTCGGTGGGAAGAACATAAGTGGTACTACGGATCAATCCTGGCTTGTCAACCTGGACCCGGTGACCGGATCATGCCAGATCGATGAAGGTGAACCATTGCCCATGGCTTTATCTGATTTTGCTTTTACGGTGGTAGGCGATTACGTATACGTTGCCGGTGGTGGAGATCAGGCAGGGGTAAGCACCAACACTTTTTGGCGCTATCCGGTCAGTGGAGCCAATGCACTGAAAGGTGGGTGGCAGCAACTCGAAGACCTGCCGGGACCGCCCCGGAGTTTCGCATTGGCTGCGTCCCAGAGTGATGGCAACCATAACTGTTTCTATCTTTTCAGTGGCCGGACGATAACCCAGGATGGTTCGATAACCTTATTACAGGATGGCTACGTGTATGACCCGGAGCTTGGGCGATGGTCCCGGCTGAACCAGAACGTTGCATTTACCGTGATGGCAGGAACCGCTTTCCCATTAGGCGCAGCCTCCATCGTATTTCCTTCCGGAGCGGATGGTGAGCTGATGTCAAGGGAACTTGCATTGCGTGACACACTGCAATTAGCCCAATCTGCAGGCGATTCTTCAGAAATGAAGCGCCTGGATAGGGCCCTGACCGGTCATATCACCGGACATCCGGGATTTAAAACCAAAATCAGGATTTTCAATACCATTACACAGGAAATGGAAATCAGAGGAGACCTGCCAACCACCGGACAGGTGACGACCACGGTCGTCAGCTGGGACGGCGGATTCATTTTGCCTTCCGGAGAGATCCGGCCGGGCGTACGCACACCAAAAGTCCTGAAGATCATTCCGGAGAACCATAAAAAGACCCTGGGTGTCTGGGACATCCTGGTTATCATCATCTATTTTGCTTTGCTGGGTTTTATGGGTTATTTCTTCTCCAACCGGCAGAAAGATGTCAATGACTACTTCAAAGGAGGGAATCGGGTGCCGTGGTGGGCGGCAGGACTTAGTATTTTCGGTACGGCCCTGAGTGCCATTACCTTCATGGCTATTCCCGCCAAAACGTATGCCACCGACTGGTCTTATTTTATGATGAATATGACCATATTTTTGGTTGCCCCGATTATCATTATCCTGTTTATCCCATTTTACCGGAACCTGAACATTACCACCGCCTATGAATATCTGGAGAAGCGATTTAATCTTACTGTCAGGTTACTGGGCAGCTCATCATTCATCCTGTATCAGGTTGGAAGGATGGGTGTCGTACTTTTCTTACCCTCCCTGGCACTAAATGTGGTAACCAACATCGACATCATTACCTGCATCGTTCTGATGGGAGTGATCAGTTTGATCTACACGATGATGGGGGGCATTGAAGCGGTCATCTGGACGGATGTGGTTCAGGTCGTGGTATTGATGGGTGGAGCTATACTGTGTCTTGGCCTGATCTTATCCCAGTTGGATGGAGGCATTGGTGAAGCCATTCAGGTGGCTGTGTCAAATCACAAGTTTAATGTGATCAACCTGGATTTCTCGCTGAAGCAGCCTACGGTTTGGGTCATGTTAATCGGTGGGGTTTTTGCCAATCTGACCACCTACGGTACGGATCAGACCCTGGTACAGCGATACCTCACCACCAGCTCCAGACAAATGGCCAATCGAAGTGTCTGGACCAATGCCATACTAACCATCCCGGCTACCGTGATCTTTTTCTTCCTGGGCACAGCGATGTATGTCTTTTTCAAACGATTTCCGGAAGAGCTCAATCCGTCGCTGGCAAATAATGATGCCCTCCTTCCCTGGTACATTTCTTCCCAGCTTCCGACCGGAATTTATGGCTTGCTGATCGCGGGTATCTTTGCAGCGGCCATGAGCAGTTTGTCCAGTAGCATTAATTCTGCGGCAGCTGCCTATGTGACGGATTTTCATTTGCGTTTTAACTGGACACCTATGGCCAGTCACCTTTATGTGGCGAGGATCACCTCAGTCGTTTTTGGCGCTGCCGGAATATTTTTTGCAATATTGATGTCGAGCTGGGATATCAAGTCCCTGTGGGATGAGTTTCAGAAAGTGCTGGGCCTGATCATCGGCGGGGTAGGTGGTGTATTTTTATTGGGTATCCTGACGCGCAGGGCGACATCCGTCGGCGCCATGATCGGGATCATCGGCAGTATTGGAATCCAGACCCTGGTCGCGTATTATCAACCGGTACATCTGTTATTGTATTCCATGACGGGAGTGGTATCCTGTTTCATCATCGGGTGGTTTTTCAGTTTATTCCTGGGTGAACCGCTCACAGCGACTGATCTGACGTATAAAGATTTACGGGCGAATAATAAACAGATCAGACCGTGA